AAGATGCCAGCTAGTAATTCCTGCAGGGCAGAAAATCAAAAGGGAGTGATGTGGAAGAGGAGAGCTGAGTGATCACTTTTTATTGGTCATCAGGGAAGGCCCCTCTGAggaggtgatatatatatattttatttggttgcactgggtcttagttgtggcatgtggggtctaattccctgatgagggatcaaacctggggccccctgggccccctgcattggaatgtggagtcttagacactggaccattAGGGGAGTCCATGAAGAGGTGATATTGaagctgatttcttttttttttttttttttttttttgaagctgaTTTCTGAAGGTTATGGTATAAGCAAGCATTCCTGACAGAGAGAACAGctagtgcaaaaccctgaagtgggAGTGAAttccatactttttaaaaaaatcagatttgtaaacttttaaaatttacttatttttggccatgctctgGTTTGCAGaattttagtttcccaaccagggatcgaacctgggccctcagcagtggaagcacagagtcctaaccgctagaccactagggaattcctgaGCTCCACAGTCTTGAACTGAAAGAAGCATAACCTAACTGAAGTGCagtggtgggaggggagagagggaggtgaTGAAGAAGAAAAGTAAGCTGAGGGCTAGATCATCAGGGGCTTTGTAAGCCAGCAAACAGAATTTGAATTTTACCATAAGCACACCAAGAAGCCAGGGGAGAGCTATGGTGTGGTCTGACTCGTCCTTTGACACTTCCTTCCGTCTATCATCATCTCATCTCACTCTCAGGGCCCCGGTGTCCTGGTTTCGGGACGGGGAGACAAGGCTGCTCCAGGGACCTGATTCTGGGCTAGGGCCCGAGCTGGTCCTGGCCCGGGCAGAAAGCACTGACGAGGGCACCTATATCTGCCGGACCCTGGACGGTGCACTTGGGGGCATGGTGACCCTGCGGCTAGGCTGTGAGTTGGGGAGGAGTGTTGTGGGGGGGTGATGAGGAGTGGAGCTCTGAAGGGGCTTCGGGCCCGGAGGAAGACCTctgggatggggagggcctgGGAACTTCTCATTCTCCAGCTGCACCCTCTGCCTCTAGACCCTCCGGCCCGCCCCGTTGTTTCCTGCCGAGCTGCCGACTACGAGAACTTCTCCTGCACCTGGAGTCCCGGCCAGGCTAGCGGTTTACCCACCCGCTACCTCACCTCCTACAGGTGTGTGCAGCATTGGCTGTGTATGCCTATATGTTTGGGTGTATAGCAAAACGTGGGTGTGGGAGTAGGTAGGGAGGTACTGAAGGAGgcctgagagagagggaggaccctccttttcttcctgacCTCGGATGACCTCTCCCCTGTCAGGAAGAAGACTGTGCCGGGAGCTGATGGCCAAAGGTAGGATGTGAGGGGGACGCTGGGGGCTCCAGCTGGATCCCGCAGCGAGCATTTCCAGAGTTCAAGACCACATCCTTCCTCCTAGGATGAGTTCATCCACAGGGCCCTGGCCATGCTCACAGGAGCCCCCTGGGGCGGCCCGCTGTGTAGTCCACGGGGCAGAGTTCTGGAGCCAGTATCGGATCaatgtgactgaagtgaaccCCCTGGGGGCCAGCACCCGCCTGCTGGATGTGAGCTTGCAGAGCATCTGTGAGTACCCAGTCCTAGAGGTCTCCCCAGATCCCTACCATGGAGACGCCAGATTGGACCTCAGAGTATAGATACCCCCATAATTCATAACCCTCCTCCCGCTGGGCTCCCACACAGTTCCCTCCCAACACAGGTCCATTTCAGCACACAGATGGCCCCCAGGGAGACTTCAGAAGAATCCAGAGATCAGAACCCTAGGAGGCTGGGTTCCATCAGCTTCAGGAGGCTACTGCCACCACCCCCTTCCCTTACAAGTCCTTCCTGGCTGCCCAACCCCAGTGCTGCCTCTCTGCTTCCAGGCCCAGTGCTGAAGGCAGCTCCATCTCACATCCTCCCTGCTCAGTGGAAAGCCCTTGCTGGCTTCCTCTTGATCTGTGTGTGGGAGGGGATCACGAAGGCTCTGGCTGGAATTTGGGCCAACTCATCTTCCTTGGAGGGAAAACAGCTCACTCTTTaactcactcaacaaacatttcaaAAATCCATCCTCAGATAACAGGAATGACAGATAGATCCTGAGCCTAAGGAATGATCAAGCCGGAGATTTCCCCAAGTTCCTCCGCAGTGCCTCCCCTCTGGGACTTTTAGGCACACACCCGCCTTCCCTTGCGGGGTGATGGGGGAAGGATGAGTACTTCTCTTGTACCCTGACTTTGTGTCCCCCCTCCCCTTTCACCTGCCCGCAGTGCGCCCTGACCCGCCCCAGGGGCTGCGGGTAGAGTCCGTGCCTGGCCATCCTCGCCGCCTGCATGCTAGCTGGATGTACCCTGCCTCCTGGCCCCGCCAGCCCCACTTCCTGCTCAAGTTCCGGCTGCAGTACCGTCCAGCACAGCACCCAGCCTGGTCTACGGTGAGGCCTTGGCGTGCGCCCTGGTCTGGGGCTGTGGGTCCTGTCTCTGGTTTCCTGTTGCTGGTGTTCTGCATGACCAGATCTGGCAGGTCACTGATGCCCCGTGGGCTCCCCACCTACAGAGCACTCTCCCTAGGCCAGGCCTTGTGACAGGGACTGCGCCTCCGCCCAACGCCCTCCAGGGCTGTAACTGTTGTCAGCCCATCTGTGGGTAGATagcagtgactttttaaaaataacttttctagGAAAGGGAGGGCCTTTCACCCAGAGGCACAGACACTGATATACTCATGTGTGAATAAAGGTGAATTCCCACCTCTGGAGGTGGCAGAGATTGGCTAGCATCAGGCCTGGGGAGCTGCTGCCTCAGATAATaaccaatatttactgaacactgtCTGCCAAGCACCGAGCTTCACATATACTGTCTcctttagtgggcttccctggtggctcagaggttaaagcgtctgcctggaatgtggagaccctggttctatccctgagttgggaagatcccctggagaaggaaatggcaatccactccagtactcttgcctggagaaatcccatggagggaggagcctggtaggctacagtccatggggtcgcaaagagttggacacgactgtgcgacttcactttctttctttctttcttaggtgTACTATCTCCTTTAGGTGTATACATGTACTATCTCCTTTAGGTGTATTCACCTCTATTTTAcaagtggagaaactgaggcacagggagaggCCCACGTTCACTCAGTAAGTGGTATAGCAAAgatctgaacccaggcagtcAGCCTGAAATCACAGCCTATCTACAGAACCACCATGCACTTCTGTCTTGTGAACGCTAGGTGTAGACCTGACACCACCAGCCACCCTGTAATGAGGCTCAGAAGGCTGCATCAGACTGACAGGGACGGGACTGGGAGGAAAGGGTGCTTTTTGCAGAGTGAGgctggaggggggtgggagggcaggaaggctgagtgcttatAACTGGATAACCTGCCAGGCAACTATCTGCACTCCC
This portion of the Muntiacus reevesi chromosome 10, mMunRee1.1, whole genome shotgun sequence genome encodes:
- the IL11RA gene encoding interleukin-11 receptor subunit alpha isoform X1, with protein sequence MSSSCSGLSRVLVAVAAALVSASSPCPQAWGPPGVQYGQPGRALTLCCPGVTSGAPVSWFRDGETRLLQGPDSGLGPELVLARAESTDEGTYICRTLDGALGGMVTLRLGYPPARPVVSCRAADYENFSCTWSPGQASGLPTRYLTSYRKKTVPGADGQRMSSSTGPWPCSQEPPGAARCVVHGAEFWSQYRINVTEVNPLGASTRLLDVSLQSILRPDPPQGLRVESVPGHPRRLHASWMYPASWPRQPHFLLKFRLQYRPAQHPAWSTVEPAGLEEVITDAVAGLPHVVRVSARDFLDAGTWSSWSPEAWGTPSTEPLPKEIPVGDQQHTQTEEEPQADSPAPPGPSLLPDPRPLDHRDPLEQVAVLASLGIFSFLGLVAGALALGLWLRLRPDEKDGPQKSGLLAPMISVDKLPGVPNL
- the IL11RA gene encoding interleukin-11 receptor subunit alpha isoform X2, whose product is MSSSCSGLSRVLVAVAAALVSASSPCPQAWGPPGVQYGQPGRALTLCCPGVTSGAPVSWFRDGETRLLQGPDSGLGPELVLARAESTDEGTYICRTLDGALGGMVTLRLGYPPARPVVSCRAADYENFSCTWSPGQASGLPTRYLTSYRKKTVPGADGQRMSSSTGPWPCSQEPPGAARCVVHGAEFWSQYRINVTEVNPLGASTRLLDVSLQSILRPDPPQGLRVESVPGHPRRLHASWMYPASWPRQPHFLLKFRLQYRPAQHPAWSTVEPAGLEEVITDAVAGLPHVVRVSARDFLDAGTWSSWSPEAWGTPSTEPLPKEIPVGDQQHTQTEEEPQADSPAPPGPSLLPDPRPLDHRDPLEQVAVLASLGIFSFLGLVAGALALGLWLRLRPDEKDGPQKSGLLAPMISVDKLPGCWGS